DNA sequence from the Candidatus Kaistella beijingensis genome:
AATATCAAGCACAAAAAGACGAATCAGGAAATCCAATCAAAGAACAGGGAAAAGATATTTATTTCCGAAATGTTTCGCCTGAGAAAAAAGCGGTGATGGAAGCTAATCCGAGCGAGAAAGTCTATCTTTATAATACTGAATTATTTCAATCAGTGAATCCGTTTTGGGTAATTGTTTTAACGCCAATTGTCGTAGGATTCTTCATGATGCTTCGCAGAAAAGGAAAGGAACCTACAACGCCGAGCAAAATTGTTTTAGGATTGTTTATTTCCGCACTTTCCTGTTTGGTGATGGTGGGAGCAGTTTACGCAGGTGATAATGGCGCCGTGAAAGTTTCCGCATTATGGCTTGTTTTTGCTTATGGCGTGATTACCGTGGGTGAATTATGCCTTTCTCCGATGGGACTTTCCTTGGTCTCCAAACTTTCTCCGCCGAGAATTACCGCTTTGATGATGGGTGGATTTTTCCTTTCGACCTCTATTGGTAATAAATTATCGGGAGTTTTAGCAAGTTTTTGGTATGATTACGAAAACAAGGCGAATTTCTTCATCGTAAATTTCGGATTATTGCTTCTTGCGACACTTCTCGGATTATCAATTCTGAAAAGATTAAACAAAATCATGAAGGAAAAAGGAGTAAATTAAATGTAACTCAATAAAATAACCAAAAAGTGCCGAAGAAATTCGGCACTTTTTATTTTCAAAACCTAAAATAATCGCTCTTCAATTCAGAAAAAAAACTATATTTGTTGGTCTTAACAAAAATTAACAATTAAAAAATATGGATACAGCAGTGCAAAAAGGACACCCGAGAGGACTCTACCTTCTGTTTATGACAGAAATGTGGGAACGTTTTTCCTACTACGGAATGCGGGCAATTTTCGTGTTATACATGGTGAAAATGCTTGCTTTTGATGATGCAAAGGCATCTGAAATTTATGGAAGTTACACAGGTTTGGTTTACCTTACTCCACTTTTGGGTGGTTATCTTTCGGACCGTTTTTTAGGAAACAGAAGAAGTATTGAAATCGGAGGAATTTTGATGGCGATAGGACAGTTTTTAATGTTCTTCTCTGCTGCAAGTTCGGGAGCGATGGCGATTACCTTGATGTGGATTGGTCTTACTTCGCTCATCATCGGAAACGGGTTCTTTAAACCAAATATCTCCACGATGGTGGGACAACTCTATCCAAAAGGAGACCGCAGAGTTGATGCTGCTTTCACCATTTTCTATATGGGAATTAACTTGGGAGCATTTTTCTCGCCGTTGATTTGTGGAACTTTGGCAGAAAAAATTGACTTCAAATGGGGATTCCTTGCTGCAGGAATTGGGATGGTGATTGGTTTATTTACCTTCATTTTACAAAAAAACAGATTACTTGTTGACCAAGACAATAAACCTATCGGTATGCCATCTAAACCATTTGGTATCACGCAAATCGGAATCGTTTTGTTAGCCATTGCAGTAATTTTCTTTTTCATGAACTTCAAAACGATGTTCAACAGTGATTTAGATATTATTGGTTATTTGATTTATGGAGCGATGATTGTGATGCCCTTAATTATTTTAACCGACAAATCTTTAACAAAAGACGAACGCGACCGAATCATGGTGATTTTCATCCTTGCTTTTTTCGTGATCTTCTTTTGGGGCGCATTCGAACAGGCAGGAGCTTCATTGACCATTTTTGCAGACCGACAAACCGACAGAAACCTTTTCGGTTGGGAAATGCCTGCAAGTTATTTCCAATCGGTGAATCCTTTGGCAATTATTCTTTTAGCGCCTTTATTCTCCTCATTGTGGCTCAATTTAGGAAACAGAGGAAAAGAACCTTCTTCGCCTAAGAAAATGGCAATTGGTTTGGCTTTGGTTTCATTAGGATACGTTGTAATTGCATTTGCTGTTTACGGATTAGGAATTGCTGACAAAGTTTCAATGTTTTGGTTAATAGCACTTTACGTAATTCACACGATGGGGGAACTTTGCTTGTCACCAATTGGATTATCGATGGTGTCTAAACTTTCACCTATCAGATTCTCCTCTTTATTAATGGGAACTTGGTTCTTGGCAAACGCAGCTGCGAACAAATTTGCAGGAACTTTGTCTGCATTGATTCCAGGTGGTGGAGAAAATGGTGA
Encoded proteins:
- a CDS encoding peptide MFS transporter, with translation MDTAVQKGHPRGLYLLFMTEMWERFSYYGMRAIFVLYMVKMLAFDDAKASEIYGSYTGLVYLTPLLGGYLSDRFLGNRRSIEIGGILMAIGQFLMFFSAASSGAMAITLMWIGLTSLIIGNGFFKPNISTMVGQLYPKGDRRVDAAFTIFYMGINLGAFFSPLICGTLAEKIDFKWGFLAAGIGMVIGLFTFILQKNRLLVDQDNKPIGMPSKPFGITQIGIVLLAIAVIFFFMNFKTMFNSDLDIIGYLIYGAMIVMPLIILTDKSLTKDERDRIMVIFILAFFVIFFWGAFEQAGASLTIFADRQTDRNLFGWEMPASYFQSVNPLAIILLAPLFSSLWLNLGNRGKEPSSPKKMAIGLALVSLGYVVIAFAVYGLGIADKVSMFWLIALYVIHTMGELCLSPIGLSMVSKLSPIRFSSLLMGTWFLANAAANKFAGTLSALIPGGGENGEAAKTTSFLGFQIANLFDFFMVFIVMCGVAAAILFVLSRWLEKRMHGIN